One part of the Maridesulfovibrio bastinii DSM 16055 genome encodes these proteins:
- a CDS encoding carbamoyltransferase C-terminal domain-containing protein — protein sequence MKDGYYLSIYAHLDRLGACYNLTARHDQNMALWLKTGSRVELVRYWEFERYSGHKHHGIPFFDRKHAWDIITKLLAEANIKPQQLNAVWGTPGLSSEDDSWMKDNTGLSSHILSHLYSALLFDTNQFYNGTTLALALDGGPDSLLDSQSPEMPFYAGAVVKNGNMEIFPIPSPGGLWASLSYLTKMEEGSLMALGSASSCTLHTPVEHAPTISCITDFSSAWDWVEKLLHTVSNITDNDTGNIFSGFDPLFTEKENRISMAVKVVQQESKRQVGSIVDHILKKYNLTPSNTKLALSGGFALNCPTNTYLVRKFSFAGFQAPPCVNDGGISLGYGLRAFLHFMGRFDFITPSAGMGMVNQTSSSSSVDKDYIAKALDDLKKGPVVWVEGGAEMGPRALGHRSLLADPRKRAMQDSLNHAKQRQWWRPVAPVILAEYVDQWFDDGLISPFMLHVMHLKPERINQVPAIAHIDGSARVQTLTSDEAPMLYSLIHEFYKRTGIPMLCNTSLNDKGEPIINSYEQALTFAARRGVKTCYLDGQRRIIPQTQADMGQSQPSKRMAQDFSISQSLRERTKTDLNPHGLTRKELALWINSPRLKRLDPKNKAQADVISRYYKKIINQSQGRPLPLDLLFKHQESI from the coding sequence ATGAAAGATGGTTACTACCTTTCAATCTATGCTCATCTGGATAGGCTTGGGGCCTGCTACAATCTTACAGCAAGACATGATCAGAATATGGCATTGTGGCTTAAGACCGGAAGCCGTGTTGAATTAGTCCGCTACTGGGAATTTGAACGCTACTCCGGGCATAAGCATCATGGGATTCCATTTTTTGATAGAAAACACGCATGGGATATAATTACTAAGCTTCTGGCAGAGGCAAACATCAAGCCGCAACAATTGAATGCAGTCTGGGGAACCCCCGGACTCTCCAGTGAAGACGATAGCTGGATGAAGGATAACACAGGACTCAGCTCGCACATCCTGTCACATTTATATTCTGCCCTACTCTTTGATACCAACCAGTTTTATAATGGTACGACTCTGGCTCTGGCCCTTGATGGCGGCCCGGATTCTCTGCTGGACAGCCAGTCGCCTGAAATGCCCTTCTATGCAGGAGCAGTTGTAAAAAATGGAAACATGGAAATATTTCCTATTCCATCTCCAGGAGGTTTATGGGCCAGTCTCAGCTACCTTACTAAAATGGAAGAAGGTAGTTTAATGGCCTTGGGTTCAGCAAGCAGCTGCACTCTTCATACTCCTGTAGAACATGCTCCAACTATCAGCTGTATAACGGACTTTTCTTCCGCATGGGATTGGGTTGAAAAGCTGCTCCATACGGTAAGCAACATTACTGACAATGATACTGGAAATATTTTTTCGGGATTTGACCCTCTGTTTACCGAAAAGGAAAACCGGATAAGCATGGCCGTTAAAGTTGTGCAGCAGGAATCCAAACGTCAGGTCGGCTCCATAGTTGATCACATCCTTAAAAAATACAATTTAACTCCATCAAATACAAAACTGGCCTTATCCGGTGGATTTGCCCTGAATTGTCCAACAAACACCTATCTGGTGCGCAAATTCAGTTTTGCCGGATTTCAGGCCCCACCATGCGTAAATGATGGCGGAATATCCCTTGGCTATGGGCTGCGTGCTTTTTTGCACTTCATGGGTCGCTTCGATTTTATAACGCCATCAGCAGGAATGGGCATGGTGAACCAGACTTCAAGCTCCTCGTCAGTGGATAAAGACTACATAGCAAAGGCTCTGGACGATTTAAAGAAAGGACCAGTCGTCTGGGTTGAAGGTGGAGCCGAGATGGGACCGCGAGCCCTTGGTCACCGAAGCCTGCTGGCTGATCCTCGAAAACGTGCTATGCAGGATAGTTTAAACCATGCAAAACAACGTCAGTGGTGGCGTCCGGTTGCTCCTGTAATTTTAGCGGAATATGTTGATCAATGGTTCGATGACGGATTGATCTCGCCATTTATGCTGCATGTAATGCACTTGAAACCTGAACGCATCAATCAGGTTCCTGCTATCGCCCACATTGACGGCAGTGCCAGAGTTCAAACACTGACATCTGATGAAGCTCCAATGCTATACAGCCTCATTCATGAATTCTATAAGCGGACGGGAATCCCCATGCTGTGCAACACGTCCCTTAATGATAAAGGGGAGCCGATTATAAATAGTTATGAGCAAGCCCTGACTTTTGCTGCAAGGCGGGGAGTAAAAACCTGTTATCTGGACGGGCAACGCAGAATTATCCCACAAACTCAGGCTGACATGGGGCAATCACAACCATCAAAGAGAATGGCTCAGGACTTTAGCATATCGCAAAGTCTGCGAGAGAGAACAAAGACCGACTTAAACCCACATGGGTTGACCCGAAAAGAACTAGCTCTTTGGATAAACTCTCCCCGGCTTAAACGGTTAGACCCCAAAAACAAAGCTCAAGCAGATGTTATCAGCCGATACTATAAGAAAATCATAAACCAGTCTCAGGGACGCCCTTTGCCACTGGACCTCCTGTTTAAGCATCAGGAGAGCATTTAA